From the genome of Candidatus Thorarchaeota archaeon:
TCACAGCTCGTGCGGTGTCACGCATCTGCCGCAGAGACCGACCAGTCTGGCGCAGATGCAGTCCCATTCCAGACATGTAATCAGTAGCAGCATGGCCGCATCGTTCACTCCATCCGTGAGCCAGTTCATTCTCTGTGCGTGAGCTGACCTGATGAAAGAGTTATTACGGATTCAGCAGGTGGTTCAGAAGAGGCATAGAAGTGACCATCCGGGACATCGTCTTCAATCCAAACGTCCGTTTCATCCTAAGTGGAGGAAAGGGGGGTGTCGGCAAGACGTCTTGTGCAGGCGCGATTGCAGTCCTGTCAGCCAGACACGGTCTCAGAACACTTGTGATATCTACCGACCCTGCCCACAGCCTGAGCGACAGCTTTGACCAGAACCTGTCGGGCGGAGAGATAATACCTATCGAGGGGTTCAACAACCTGTGGGGTATGGAGATCAATACTGAGAAGGGAATGAAGGAGTTCCAAGACAGTCTGAGTGGAGCTTCACCGGGACCTGAGATGGAGATGGCCACCCAGTTTCTGGGCGGGATGGAGGGGATGACACCACCCGGTTCAGACGAAGCAATGGCCTTTGGCAAGATGCTCGAGTTCATCGGCGATAACAGCTATGACAGAGTCGTGTTCGACACGGCACCCACTGGTCACACACTCAAGCTACTGGAGCTGCCAGACCTCTTGGACACATGGCTTGGCAAGATACTGACCCTCAGACAGAGGCTAAGCGGCATGTTCTCGGGACTCCGCGCAATGATGGGCGGCGAACCTCAGGAGGACAACTCATGGGAGATGCTTCAGCAGACCAAGGAGAAGATACGTGCTGCGAGGGTTGAGCTCTCAGACCCAGAGGTGACGCAGTTCGTAGTAGTGATGATTCCGGAAGCAATGGCACTGTTTGAGACCCAGAGGCTGATTGCAAGCCTGAACACATGGCACATCCCAGTGAGCAACCTGATTGTCAACCAGCTTGTGCCACCCAATCCGACCTGTGCGTTCTGTAGCAGAAGGCATGAGATGCAGAAGACGAACATGGCCGACATAAGGGAGATATATCATGACCTGGACATCGTCGAAGTGCCACTATTTGACAGGGAGATACGAGGCACGGATGGTCTCATGGAATTGGGAAGGATACTAGTGGGAGAGGAGGACATCTAGATGCGACATGCAACAAGGAAGAAGGTCCTGTCACTCCTGCTGTTGACCCTGTTCTTGCTCTCCGCAGTGGCCGCAGTGTATCTGCTCTACAGACCTTGATAGACAGTCGGACCGTGACGAGAACACTGACGACTAGATGCCAGTCACACGCTTGACAACTGGCGGTCGGATCTTGTAGAGAATCCTGCCTCCACAGTAGGGACACTTCACACCAGGTAGTGTCTGAAGCCCTTCCCTGGTCACTTCCTTGTGGCAACTATGACAGACATAGACCATGCGTGATTCCCAAGACCGCACAACTGGTTGACAATATGAAGGTTTGCTTCAGTGCCTGCCAGCAGTGTCAGCTTCTGGTATGACCTCACCGGCTAGAAGACTTGGGCTGACTACAGAGGTCACTCTCACGGTGACGACAGTGCCGGGCGAGAAGCCTCCGGTCACCGTCATCATTGGACCGTTTTCAAGACCGTACACGATTGTCTGGCCGAAATGTTCCCAGGAGGGCTCGGCCGCAATCCCTCGAACAAGCCGCCCCACGTAGTCCTCCTTCTTGGACAGGTTGATGCGGTTTGCCTCCTTCCGCAGGGCACTGGCGACTGGGTCGTTCCTGTTCGAGTCTGGGAAGCCATCAAAGGCGGTACATGGAAGAGACTGAAAGCCGTAGAGGATTATCCTTCCGGCCCCTGCCTCACTGAGCTGTCTCATGAGAGCGACAGACTCTGCTACCGACTCGGGGGATTCCTCCGGCAGTCCGTAGATGAAGTAGACGAAGGGGCTCATCCCGTGTGCGTGGGCGGTCCTGACGGCCCGTATGACGTCATCTGGCGAGCCGCACTTTCCTATGCGCTTCATGTGACTGGCAGAACCGGTCTCCACACCAATGTTTGGACGACTACCGGGGAGCAGCTCGGAGAGAAGTTCGGCTACTCGGTCATCAAGAAGACAGGCCTTAATGTTCTCGATTGAGAGGTGGCAGCTGCCATTCCGGAACTCCTCAATGTGCGTCACAGTGGACAGAAGACTGCGAATAGCATCAAGGTTTGCTCGTGGGTGGCATGGGTCAGTCAACGGATAGGGAGCCCTGAAGTAGTCCAAGAAGTCCGGCGCCTCGAGGACGACACGATGAACACCAAGCTGAACCAGCTCACGAATCTCGCGGGCAATCGACTCTACGCTTCGAGACCTGGGTGGCCCCCAGGTGCCAGGCACACTGCAGAAACCACAGCCGGGTGGAATGCCCTGTGGACAGTCGAGACGAGTCATCGGATCCTCCGACTCGCAGTTGCCACACTCATTGCACAGACGGCCGTTTGGCAGTCTCATCGACGGTCTGCGATAGTTGGAACACCCTCTCAAGACCTCCACATACACCTTGCTTGCCTGATAGGTCGCGTAGTCAACGATTCTCGTCGTGGAGGGCGTGACAGTGTCAGACAGCCGGTCAGGGGGAACCAGAGGTCTTGGGGCCGTGATCTTAGGCCCATGCGGACTCAGATACGCAATCCCTCTCACGTCCTCAAGATTGCATTGTGATGCCAGCGCATCTGCATCAAGTAGTTCCCTCAGTGTCAGCTCTGCCTCCCCAATCACTACCAGGTCAGGACGAACCTCCCTGAGCAGGGTGAGTGGGTCTGACGCGATGGGACCCCCCACCAGTACCGGGCCATGTCTGGACTGCCTCCGCCACGTCCGGACCAGCTGCTCAACAGCAGCCAGGTCCATGGTCATTGCACTGACTGCAAGTACATCGTACCCAGTCATCTTTCGATTGTTGGAGAGCAGGTCCTCTACTCGATGTATCCTGCAGCTGACCCCTCGCTTTTCTAGGACTCCGGCCACAGTCCTAGGCCCACTGCCAATCGAGTCACGAGATGTGGCACGCTGCCCTCGTCCAGCGCTCAGAGCGTCAACCACCAAGACTCTGTCATTCAATGGAACAACTCAGCTCACTTACGGGCGGGTCGAACTCATCGCGTGGTCAAGCTCAGTTGAACTTATATGTACGACTGACGACAAAGAGGCACGCCAAAATCCAAGTCAACAAAACTCAGGAGAAAATGAACTCTGTCAGAACGACGCGGCATATGTCCGAACTGTGGTCTCCCGGTGGATCTATGCGTCTGTGAGACGATAGCCCAAGAGGAGGCAAGAATCACGGTGACTGTGGAACGCAGGAAGTGGGGGCGCCTCACTACCATTGTCACAGGCTTCGACAAGAGCATCGACCTAGGTGAGATGGCGGGCAAACTCAAGAGCAAACTTGCATGCGGTGGAGCAGCGAAACACGGTCATGTAGAGCTTCAGGGCGACCACAGAGGTGTGATCCAAGACATTCTTGTCAACCTAGGATTCCCCCAAGATATAATCCACATTGACTGGTCATTTACGGAAGATGGCAGACGATAATCATGCTTCGTGTGCTTTTCCTTGAGAGAGCCGGACGCGGTTCTATTTGTCAACAGACTCATCCATAGAGATGTCCAACACACGGACGATCTCCTTGTAACGATTGCGTACCGTCACTTCCGTGACACGTGCCACCTCAGCAATCTCCCGCTGGGTACGCCGCTCGTCAAGCATGATTGACGCCACATAGATAGCAGCTGCTGCTAGCCCCAGAGGGTCTCGACCAATCGTCAGTCCCTTGTCTCTGCTCTGGTGCAGTATCTCCACAGTCCTCAGCTGCACTGGGCTTGAGAGTGAGAGTTCTGTGGCGAAACGCGAGATGTAGTCGATGGGATTGGAGAGCGGAATCTTGATGCTCAGACTGCGAAGGAGAAGCCGGTAACACTGTCCTAGCTTCTTTCGGTCCACTCGCGACACATCCGCAATCTCATCGATAGGGCGCGGCTTGAGCCGTATCCGACACGCTGCATAGAGAGTAGCAGCCACCATGGCCTCAATTGAGCGACCGCGGACCAACTTTTGGACTATTGACTTCCGATAGAGCAGGGCGGAGAGCTCCTGTATGGGTTTGGGAATCCCCAGCTGAGAAGCGAGTCGTTCCAGCTCGGACATCGCCTGAGCAAGGTTTCGGTCTATGGATGAGTGGACCCTGCTGCGTATCTGCCACTTGCGTAGACGGTAGATCTCAGACCTGCGTGTGGGAGACAGTTTTCTCCCAGCAGTGTCACGGTCGCGCCAGTCTATGACAGTAGACAGACCCTTGTCATGCACGGTGTAACGCATGGGTGCTCCAACACGACTTCGTACATCCGACTCTTCAGAACTGAAAGCCCTCCACTCGGCGCCCGTGTCGATTCGGTGGTCAGAGAGGACCAGTCCGCATCCTGAGCATACGCGCTCTCCACGTGTGGTGTCCTCAACCACATTTGAAGACCCGCACTCTGGACAGGTGACCTTCATGGAACTGTAGCCACCTAGTTCTTTGCCGTTGCCGGCCTGTGCTCGTGAGTTGTTCAAATGCAGTTTCCCCTAGAGAACTGTGTTCAGTCGGAACTCTACGTCCTTGCAGCCAACCAAAGGGGTCAATGACCTAGCATGAAGAATTGTAAAACTGCGCTTTTAATGATTGTGGGACTTGACCCGGTGTTATGCTTGTGAGGTCAGGAGACCAGACAACGGCCATGTGCAGACCAATACGATGTGCTCTAGGTGGTTATCTCGTGACCATCCTCAGTTATTATCACCGTGTGCTCGTTCTGCGATACGAACGTACCTTTCTCCTCAGCAAGCACATGATGTGCATACAAGGCGCCATTTGAGCGGAGTTCTCTGATTGCCATCTTGAGCGCGGTATGGTTCATCCTTTCGGCAAGCCAGCGCTCTGCAAAGGGGAACTCACGGTATTCCTTTCGGACAATCCCCAAGAACTGCTTCGTGCCCTTGAAGCGCACGGGCACACGAATGGGCAACAACTGGTAGATCAGAGGATTTGGCAGGTCGGTCACATTTCCCGACCCGGTGCTTGCAAAGGTCTCCACTGCATAGACCTCTCCAACCTCGACAGTGACCTCCGACTTTCCGGACACGCAGGGAATCTGCTTGTCAGAGTGCAACTCGTACGCCTTGAGCTGATGCCCGGACAACTGACGTATGGGTTGGAAGCCAGCGCTCTTTATCGTGTCTTCTATGAGTGCGCCAATGGTGTTCAGCTTGGCTCCCGGGCGAAGAAGCTCGATTGCGACTCTCGTAGCATCTTCAGAGGCCTTCACAAGCGACTGATGCTCAGGGTTGAGCGCCACCGTGAACGCACTGTCAGAGATACACCCATCAACGTGTGCACCCACATCAATAGTCACGAGGTCACCCTCCTCGATTACGGATGCGTCATTCACGGGACATGTGTAGTGGGCAGCAACGTTGTTGAGTGAGATGTTACACGGGAAGGCAGTACCAGTCGCATGCTGTCTGATGTAGCCCTCGACCGCTTCGACTATGTCGATGAGCTTGGTGCCGGGCTTTACCATTGGCCGGGCGAGGTCTAGAGCTTCTCGGGCCACTTTGCCAGCTTCTCGCCACTTGGTCCAAGGGTCTTCTGTCGCAGTGCCTTGAGCCTTGACTGCCTTTTCCTCTGACATTGAGAATACCTCAACAATTCGAAACGAACAGAAGAGGAAGGACAGATAAGAGTGACGGACGGTACTCCGTTAGAGTATCTTCTCTATCCGACTTGCAATCCTGGACATCATGAAGAAGATGAAGCCTAGATTGACCTTCTTGTTTGTGAGGACTGCAAGCAGGGCGTCATCTCCAGCATTGGAGATTATCACGTATCCCGACTCGCCCTCCACAAGCATCCTGGTGAGTTCTCCACGCTTCAATTGCTTGAAGACCTTGCGCGTGGCCATGTCTATCTGGGTTGACCTACCCGCAATCACGTCCTCATCGGGCAGGGTGTCCTTCGGAATGTTCTCGGGAAAGTGAGAACAGATTGTCAATCCCTGTGACTTGGAGATGATGAGACTGGCTTGAACATTGCCCTGAGAGGCCTTGCTTAGGTCAACAAGCAGTTCATTGAGCATCTCGGTCTTGCTGGACACCTGGGCATAATCCTCCCTGGGGTCGTTCTAGAGTACGACCAAGCTCAGCTATTTAAACTCTCTTGGAGCCTGCCCTTTTCAGAGCCCGAACCATCTCTGAGAGTCCAGCACCCCTGTCGTGAAGTGCATGCTCCTCAATGTAAGTGCCCTGCACAACAATGGAAGCACCCGCCTCAACAGCTCCCACAACCGACTCTGCAGTATTGAAACCACCACCCGTTATTACCGGAATGTCGACGAATTGGGCAACCGTAGAGATCATCTGTGGCGGTACGCCTCCACCCTCTGCACCACTGCCAGCCTCAAGATACACAAGCTTGAACCCAAGGTACTGAGCCGCCAACGCATACATGAGGGCAAGCTTTGGCTTGTCTCTGGGAAACACCTTGGCATCACCCACCCATGCCGCGGTCTTGCCGGGATGGACGAGCAGGTATGCCATCGGAATCGTCTCAATCCCTGTGAGCTTGACCTGTGCAGCCCCAAGTGCCTGAGCACCTATGATCCAGTACGGATTGGTGGAGTTGAGAAGGCTCATGAAGAACATGGCGTCAGCATAGCGTGAGACCCCGGAGATGTTACCGGGAAAAAGAATGGAGGGTATCTCTACCGCATCGGAGATGGCCTTGACGGACTCGTCGATTATGCCGAAGGCAGTGCTGCCGCCTATCATTATCGCGTCGGTGCCTGCCTTCTCGGAGATCTGAGCCAGCTCAACCACGGTCTCGGTTGACACTTTCAACGGGTCAGGGTCAAGAAGTGAGAAGTGACATGCGCCATCCGTCTTCAGTTTCTCAGTGATATAGGTCCAGACCTTGCCGCCCATGAAATCCACTCCGCGGGTGTCCAGTCCGGGCATTCGAGGCCCTTTTTACACTTTTGGTGAGATGCCTAATGGCTCGACAACACAAGGAGGGGGCTTGTCATCAGGGCGACCGACGCAGACGGGGCAAGAACCTACCGGTCCGCAGAATGTAGGCCCTGTATTCCTCTCCAAGATGCATGACCAGATGGTCTTCCTCGGCCAGCATGACATAGTAATAGCCAGGAAGACCAGCGAATAGCACGGCTGCCACAACGGATGGCAACATCATGAAGAGAGCAACGAAGGACAGCCAGTAGGACAGGTATGACGGGTGGCGGACGCGGGAGTACGGACCGCTCTCCACAAGTACGTGACCGTTCCAGTCCGGAGCCATTCTGCGACGCGCGAAGCGTGACCAGCCATGCAGGAACACACCAGTCAACAGCAGAGATAGCCCACCAGCCCAGACGATGAATGGCGGGTCAGCAATGGGGAGGAGCAGAGAGACAAGTGCGCCGTCCGCACCGAACAGCCATGCCAGCGAGATGAAACACACCAAGCCAAAGGCCGTGAGCGTTGAAATACTGACTAGTGCAATGGCCATCGCAGACACTGGAAAGCGCGGTTCGGAGAGCAACCTCTCGGGTCGTGACCGGACCTTCTGGATGTCAAGATAGAGATGCAGCACCACATCCATGAGTGCTGCGGATGACACGAGAGGACCAGCGACGGAGAAGTCAAGCATGACTCTGAACTGAGGACTGCGGCAGATTAGACTTGCGCTGGTGAGTGATGAACTGTCTTCCGCAACCATTAACTAGCTCTGTTGACAGCCCGTCTGGTATCCAGATACTGGCTCCAGAGGACAGAACTATGCCTGAGAAGAGGATTGGCGTGTTCCTATGCCACTGTGGTAGCAACATCGCTGGCGTGGTCGACATTCCCCGCGTGATGGAAGCAATCAGAGGACTCCCGGATGTGGCCCATGTCGAAGACTACAAGTATGTGTGTTCCAGACCAGGTCAGCAGCTGATCAAGGATCGAATAAAGGAACTGAGGCTCGAACGAATAGTCATCGGCTCATGCTCGCCAAGGATGCACGAGATAACGTTCAGAGAGACCATGCGGGAGGCAGGTGTGAATCCGTTCCTTCTTGAAATAGCCAACCTCAGGGAGCACAACAGCTGGATTCACTCAGCCCAGCCTGAGGCTGCCACACAGAAGGCCATCGACTTGGTGAGGATGGCTGTTGCACGTGCAAGACTCCTAGAACCTCTCAACGAGCCGGTGGTGGATGTGAAGAAGTCCACGCTGATCATAGGCGGCGGCATCGCGGGCATCTCGGCAGCGCTTGACCTCGCCAATGCAGGGTTCCAAGTGTATCTTGTTGAGAAGCAGGCCACAATCGGCGGCAAGATGAGTCGGTACGACAAGACATTTCCAAGCTTGGACTGCGCGGCCTGCATTCTGACACCAAGGATGGCGGAGGTTGGTGCACACCCAAACATCGACCTCTTGACGATTGCCGAGGTGGAGAAGGTCGAAGGCTATGTGGGCAACTTCACTGTGACAGTGAGACAGAGGCCCCGCTTCGTGGATGTGGACAAGTGTACCTCCTGTGGGGAGTGTGCCAAGGTCTGTCCAGTGGATGTGCCGTCAGAGTTCGATGCTAACCTCAGCTACAGACGCGCAATCCACATACCGTTTGCACAGGCCGTTCCATCAGCATATGTGCTGGATATAGACACATGTCTTGGCATGGACACAGTGAGATGCGGAAAGTGTGCGACGGTGTGCGAGCCGGGGGCGATCGACTACGATGACCGTGAGAAGACAGTCGTCCTTGAGGTCGGGACCATCATAGTTGCCACTGGGTTTGACATTTTTGACGCGACCAAGAAGGATGAGTATGGCTACGGTGACTATCCGAACGTGGTCAACATACTGGAGATAGAGCGGATGATGAACGCGTCAGGTCCAACTCAGGGCCACGTCGTCAGACCTTCAGACCTAAGAGAACCAAAGCGTGTGGTGTACGTTCAGTGCGTCGGGAGTCGAGATGAGAAGACCAACAAGTACTGTTCAAGAGTCTGCTGCATGACGGCGGTCAAGCAAGCACGGATGATAAGAGACAAGCTCGGTGCAGAGGTGTTCGTCTTTTACATTGACCTGCGCACGTTCGGCAAGGGCTATGAGGAGTTCTATGAGGCGACCGCACAGGCGGGGGTGATGTTCATTCGTGGCAGGGTCGGAGAAGTCATCCAGGATGACGAGACCAAGTTGCTGACGGTCAGAGGCGAGGACACTCTTCTCGGAAAGCCAATTCAACTTGATAATGTTGACATGGTGGTCCTGGCAACAGGTGTTGTGTCCCCGGCCACAGCGGACAAAGTCGCAAAGGTCCTCAATCTCAGCAGGTCACCGGACGGCTTCCTGTTGGAAGCACACCCAAAGCTCAGACCAGTTGACTCCTTTAACGATGGGATCTTCGTCGCCGGAATGGCACAGGGTCCCAAGGACATACCCGACACAGTGGCACAGGCAAAGGCCGCAGCTGCCGGTGCGATGTCGCTGATGGGCAGAGGCAAAATCCGTGTAGAACCATACTACTCAGTGGTTGATGAGGACAAGTGCGCAGGCTGCAGAGTGTGCGTCTCCGTGTGTGCCTACAATGCGATCTCGATTAACGCAAGAGGACATGCGGAGGTCAATCCGGCCATATGCAAGGGCTGCGGCACCTGCACATCGACCTGCGCAAGTGGAGCAATCAAATCACAACACTACACAGACGGCCAGATATCTGCGATGATTGCCGAGTATCTCTCTGCACACGATTAGAGTCATGTCAGTCAAGTATATCTGTTGACAGCCGACCGTCATCGCCTGTAGATTAGAACATGACCGACGAGCTGACCGTGGCAATCCTTGCTGGTGGTGAGAGCAAGAGGTTCCGGTCAGACAAGGCTCTTGCACTGTTCCGAGGGGTCCCGCTCCTCACACACATGGTGGGCATTGCTCGAAGACTTTCCAACAGGACACTCGTGATAGTGTCCGATGATGAACAGAGAGGGAGAGTCAAGAAGGCGGCTGAGCCTGCCCGCATAGAGGTGGACCCCGATGGCGCGATGAAGTGCGCACTGACCGGTGCTGTCACAGCCTTCGAGTTGGCTGAGACCAGACACACCATGCTTCTCCCGGTCGACACTCCACTTGCCAAAGTGGAGCTGCTGAGGGTCATTGCTGACCTCGCACCGGGTCACGGTGCAGTTGTCCCGTCGTGGCCAAACGGAAACACCGAGCCGCTCCATGCGGTGTATCTCAGCGAACACGCCTATGCAAGGGGACTGAGTGCGCTGGACGAAGGAAAGAGAAGAATGCAAGACCTACTTGACTCACTAAAGAGAGTCCTCTATGTCTCTACTAATGCGCTCACCCAATTCGATTCGGAGATGGTCACCTTTGCTAACATCAACACCGAACAGGACCTGAAAAGGCTGGAAAGTACCTACACGTATGACACATGACAGTCATGCTCTGAACGCGCCTACACTGGCATCGGGTTTTCGTGTCTGATTCGGCAGGTCCCTTCGTGCCCAACCATGCACGGACCATATGGATCCTCGGGCGTACACCGCTTTCCGAACAGAGGACAGTCGGTAGGTTCGACCATACCGAGGATGACCTTGTGGCACAGGCATCCCGGCAGGATGTCAACAGACTCGGTACCCGAGAACTCGAACACCTTTCGAGCGTCATGCTCCGAGAACTCCTCTCGCAAGTAGTACCCGGACTGGTCTATCGCTCCCAGTCCGCGCCATGGTGCGCTGTCTATGTAGAACGCCTCTCGCAGCGCACTCTGTGCTGCCTTGTTCCCCTCGGGGCGGGCTACTCGAGAGTACTCGTTCTCCGACTCGGCCCGGCCCTCGCGCAGCTGCAGGAGGATCATTCTCACTGCCTCGAGAACGTCAAGTGGCTCGAATCCCGCCACCACGCAAGGTGTGGAGTACTTCTTCGCGAAGGATGCAAAGGCATTGGAGCCGATTATTGCACTGACATGACCGGGTGTCAGAAACGCGTCCACGCGTGGTCCGTCCACAGTCATCAGTAGTTCCATTGCAGGCGGTATGACTTTGAGTGACGTGAGTATGGAGAAGTTCTCGGGGGGTTCCCGTAAGACTTCGATGGCGATGGTTGGCGCGGTTGTTTCAAAGCCAGCTGCAACGAAGACTACTCTAAGGTCAGGGTGCTTCTTAGCGAGTTCCACCGCATCTCTCACACCATAGACTATACGGACATCAGCCCCAGAGAGCCGTTCCTTGGCGAGGGAGGAGTTGGTCGAGGGCACTCTGAACATGTCTCCGAACGTGGCGATGGTATACCCTCTTCTGGCCAAGTCGATGGCCATGTCAACGTCCTGCGCTGCGCACACACATACAGGGCAACCAGGTCCAGCCACCAGTGTGACACCTTCAGGAAGCATATACCGAAGTCCGTGTGAGCAGATGGTGTCTTCGTGGGTGCCGCAGACATGGACAATCCTGTATCTCTTGTCTTCTGCAAGTGCACGAATCTCTCGTACGAGAGCGCCAGCATACCGTGCGTTTCTGAATGTCATGTCCGGTTCCATGTGGGGTAGACCAGTCCAGTCAGTGCATGACGACGGTAAAAAGGGCTGTGCTAGTGGCTTGACTTCTTGAGGTCCGAGAGAATCACAAGCGCCTCGCCTATCGAGATAGAGAGACGACCTGCAAGCTCTCGTGGAGTTATGTCCGGACTGTGGGGGAGAATCTCGCCACTTGTGTACGCGCTGAGCCCAGGGTATAGAGGACTCCGCTTTGCAGTCTCAACCAGTATCGGCCAGAGGGGGTCGTTCTCTATGCGTTTCTCATCGATTTCAATCATACGCGTTGATGATATGACTGACGCATCTTTGCACGCATCCGCGTGGGGAGTTTCATCGTCTGAGCAGCGAACAACATCAGTGAGTCGGCCCTGTTTCATCTGAGTCCCTTCTCGAAAGTGTTCCCGGCGGACCAATGAGTCCAGCATAGTTTCTGAGCATGTGATTATAAGCGTTCGGTAGCCGAGAGAGGAACGCGTTGACCTGCAAGAGGGCGTTCTGCGCAAGGTTTAACAACTCACGCCAAGTATGAAGCACCAATTGTGTTGAGTAATAGAAGACAACACACGGAGTTCGATACGATTTTGCCTCAGGGCATCCGCAGACTGGTTCTAGACGTCCTTAAACCACACACACCGCAGCTGACTGATTTGGCGCTGTCACTGTCCCGCATTGACCGGATAAGTGGTGTCAACATTTCTCTGAGAGAAGTAGACCAGAGCACTGAGTCGGTGTCTATTACGATTGAAGGGGATGACATCGTCTTCGATGTGATCAGAGACCTGCTGGAGGAGGCCGGAGCTGTGATTCACTCGATTGACCAAGTGGTCGCAGGGCGGCTTCTGGTGGAGGATGTGACACTGCAGCCTGAGAACAGCTAGCTACTGAAACGTGTGTTTGCCGCCAAGGGATGCAAGGAGACGCTGGCTCTCTTCCTCAATCTTCCGCTGGACCACTCCCACAAGGTCTTCCTCAAAGGCGGGGGGAATGATCTTGACAACGCTGCAGAGTCGGTCCACAATCCGTTCGGACAGCTCCGCAGGAGAGACTACACTGCCTGTTGCCACGCCCTTGACCATCTCTTCTCCCACGCTAGCTCTGACAACAGATTCCAGCACGCTCATTATGGTGTCCTGGGGGTCCAAGAAGAACTTCTGCCTCGACTGGTCGTGTAGTGTGAGGAAACCCACGTTCTCAACAATGCTGTTGGTATACCAGTCCAGACTGGATTCGCGGAGATTGAGCTTTGATGCGAACTCTACCTTGGTCATTGGGTTTGGATGGCTCCAAGGATGGCGGGACACAACATACAGGGCTGCCCCGAAGAGGGGATCACTCTCTCGAGGGACACCTTCCTTGGATGCATATCGCCTGATGAGGTCTAGGGCCATA
Proteins encoded in this window:
- a CDS encoding CoB--CoM heterodisulfide reductase iron-sulfur subunit A family protein, coding for MPEKRIGVFLCHCGSNIAGVVDIPRVMEAIRGLPDVAHVEDYKYVCSRPGQQLIKDRIKELRLERIVIGSCSPRMHEITFRETMREAGVNPFLLEIANLREHNSWIHSAQPEAATQKAIDLVRMAVARARLLEPLNEPVVDVKKSTLIIGGGIAGISAALDLANAGFQVYLVEKQATIGGKMSRYDKTFPSLDCAACILTPRMAEVGAHPNIDLLTIAEVEKVEGYVGNFTVTVRQRPRFVDVDKCTSCGECAKVCPVDVPSEFDANLSYRRAIHIPFAQAVPSAYVLDIDTCLGMDTVRCGKCATVCEPGAIDYDDREKTVVLEVGTIIVATGFDIFDATKKDEYGYGDYPNVVNILEIERMMNASGPTQGHVVRPSDLREPKRVVYVQCVGSRDEKTNKYCSRVCCMTAVKQARMIRDKLGAEVFVFYIDLRTFGKGYEEFYEATAQAGVMFIRGRVGEVIQDDETKLLTVRGEDTLLGKPIQLDNVDMVVLATGVVSPATADKVAKVLNLSRSPDGFLLEAHPKLRPVDSFNDGIFVAGMAQGPKDIPDTVAQAKAAAAGAMSLMGRGKIRVEPYYSVVDEDKCAGCRVCVSVCAYNAISINARGHAEVNPAICKGCGTCTSTCASGAIKSQHYTDGQISAMIAEYLSAHD
- a CDS encoding molybdenum cofactor guanylyltransferase produces the protein MTDELTVAILAGGESKRFRSDKALALFRGVPLLTHMVGIARRLSNRTLVIVSDDEQRGRVKKAAEPARIEVDPDGAMKCALTGAVTAFELAETRHTMLLPVDTPLAKVELLRVIADLAPGHGAVVPSWPNGNTEPLHAVYLSEHAYARGLSALDEGKRRMQDLLDSLKRVLYVSTNALTQFDSEMVTFANINTEQDLKRLESTYTYDT
- the hypD gene encoding hydrogenase formation protein HypD translates to MTFRNARYAGALVREIRALAEDKRYRIVHVCGTHEDTICSHGLRYMLPEGVTLVAGPGCPVCVCAAQDVDMAIDLARRGYTIATFGDMFRVPSTNSSLAKERLSGADVRIVYGVRDAVELAKKHPDLRVVFVAAGFETTAPTIAIEVLREPPENFSILTSLKVIPPAMELLMTVDGPRVDAFLTPGHVSAIIGSNAFASFAKKYSTPCVVAGFEPLDVLEAVRMILLQLREGRAESENEYSRVARPEGNKAAQSALREAFYIDSAPWRGLGAIDQSGYYLREEFSEHDARKVFEFSGTESVDILPGCLCHKVILGMVEPTDCPLFGKRCTPEDPYGPCMVGHEGTCRIRHENPMPV
- a CDS encoding DUF211 domain-containing protein, producing MLPQGIRRLVLDVLKPHTPQLTDLALSLSRIDRISGVNISLREVDQSTESVSITIEGDDIVFDVIRDLLEEAGAVIHSIDQVVAGRLLVEDVTLQPENS